Proteins from a single region of Bacteroidota bacterium:
- a CDS encoding T9SS type A sorting domain-containing protein gives MRKIFIIFTMLISANLFAQMDWSQYNPNYVPLPLKTIFPKVYAPEAYGVDAVVSVGAFDNYKVTTTPGFAETHIAVNPRNPLNFIAGDNRAVVSSTNVYVTTNGGVSWSNIATSVSQGDPVFAFDSLGNAYYTVLNNGVRIWKSTNGGLNWTNLGNIFSNSSADKQWIECDQTAGPYSNYIYVGYTDFSVTPAPIRFYRSTNQGVSWSAPIQLSTTNSQGSNIAVGPDGRVVVAWSQGGAAVRYSTDGGATFAPQVQAASYTEPGVFNSTFGRYVLKGDIRVSGFPQIACDLSNGPYRGTYYINYAANPLGPDNADIFVVKSTDKGVTWNNLTPTRVNDDVGTTDQWMSDISVDNQGRVWVMWYDSRNDPSNILTETYCAVSTDGGATFTNIKTANQSFNPGNVKQSQGSGQAYYIGDYHSIAGKTITMPFWMDGRNNTLDDYSAYLPDYGISFSKPVDSINVNSSRQNRLRLPAMGPMTGPINFTATVLNPPAVGTLTVSLSNGGVVNNFPDSLIINQSTNALVPIGTYNIQITGTEPGGVRNHTRTYQLVVSPLVGISGSENSTPVKYSLEQNFPNPFNPVTKIAYSIEKAGFVKLTVFDITGREVQTLVNGNVNSGSYSIDFDASKLNSGMYFYKLEAGDYREVRKMILVK, from the coding sequence ATGAGAAAAATATTCATCATTTTTACAATGTTGATTTCAGCCAATTTGTTTGCGCAGATGGACTGGAGTCAATATAACCCAAACTACGTTCCGCTTCCATTAAAAACAATTTTCCCGAAAGTCTATGCACCAGAGGCTTACGGAGTAGATGCAGTGGTTTCAGTAGGAGCATTCGATAACTACAAAGTAACAACAACTCCGGGATTTGCAGAAACACATATAGCAGTAAACCCAAGAAATCCGCTAAACTTTATAGCAGGTGATAACAGAGCTGTTGTTTCCTCTACAAACGTTTATGTAACTACAAACGGCGGAGTATCATGGAGCAATATTGCTACCAGTGTTTCACAAGGTGATCCTGTATTTGCCTTTGACAGTTTAGGTAATGCATATTATACAGTTTTAAACAACGGTGTTAGAATTTGGAAATCTACTAACGGCGGATTGAACTGGACAAACTTGGGAAACATTTTTTCTAATTCAAGCGCTGATAAACAATGGATTGAATGTGACCAAACTGCAGGACCATATTCAAATTACATTTATGTAGGCTATACAGATTTTTCTGTTACTCCTGCACCAATAAGATTTTACAGAAGTACAAACCAAGGTGTAAGCTGGTCTGCACCTATACAGCTTTCTACTACAAACTCACAAGGTTCAAACATTGCAGTAGGACCTGACGGAAGAGTTGTTGTAGCGTGGAGCCAGGGCGGAGCTGCAGTAAGATATTCTACTGACGGCGGAGCTACTTTTGCTCCTCAAGTTCAAGCTGCTTCTTATACTGAACCGGGTGTTTTCAATTCCACATTCGGCAGATATGTTTTAAAGGGTGATATCAGAGTGAGCGGATTCCCGCAGATTGCCTGTGACTTAAGCAACGGACCATACAGAGGTACTTATTATATTAACTATGCTGCAAATCCTTTAGGACCGGATAATGCCGATATCTTTGTAGTTAAATCAACAGATAAAGGTGTGACCTGGAATAACTTAACACCTACAAGAGTAAATGATGACGTAGGCACAACAGATCAGTGGATGTCAGATATTTCAGTTGATAACCAAGGAAGAGTATGGGTAATGTGGTATGATTCAAGAAATGACCCTTCAAATATTTTAACAGAGACATATTGCGCAGTATCAACAGATGGCGGCGCAACATTCACAAATATAAAAACCGCAAACCAAAGCTTTAACCCGGGTAATGTAAAACAATCACAGGGTTCAGGACAGGCATATTATATTGGCGACTACCATTCAATCGCAGGTAAAACCATTACCATGCCTTTCTGGATGGACGGAAGAAATAACACATTGGATGATTATTCAGCATACTTACCTGATTATGGAATTTCATTTTCAAAGCCTGTTGACTCAATCAATGTAAATTCATCAAGACAAAACAGATTGAGACTTCCTGCAATGGGACCTATGACCGGACCAATTAATTTTACAGCGACAGTATTAAATCCTCCTGCAGTAGGAACCTTAACAGTTTCTTTAAGTAACGGCGGAGTAGTAAATAACTTCCCTGATTCATTGATTATAAATCAGAGCACTAATGCGTTAGTACCTATTGGAACATATAATATTCAGATTACAGGTACTGAACCGGGCGGTGTGAGAAACCACACAAGAACTTATCAGTTAGTTGTAAGTCCTTTAGTTGGAATTTCAGGAAGCGAAAATTCAACTCCTGTTAAATATTCTTTGGAGCAGAACTTCCCGAATCCGTTTAACCCGGTTACAAAAATTGCATACTCTATAGAGAAGGCAGGATTTGTAAAACTAACAGTGTTTGATATAACAGGAAGAGAAGTTCAGACATTAGTTAATGGAAACGTTAACAGCGGTTCATACTCAATAGATTTTGATGCATCGAAATTAAACAGCGGAATGTATTTCTATAAATTAGAAGCAGGTGATTACAGAGAAGTTAGAAAAATGATTTTGGTTAAGTAA
- a CDS encoding T9SS type A sorting domain-containing protein, with translation MNYVIPADVVADNSVVNIFVYKNGTSISTDYDIQQSLNFSPTITTGVGNNGSLVTDYSLSQNYPNPFNPTTNIRYSIPKDGNVTFKVYDMLGNEIGTYVDGIQQAGTYSVVFDGANLSSGIYYYKLEANGFSETKKMMLVK, from the coding sequence ATGAATTATGTAATTCCTGCAGATGTAGTTGCAGATAATTCTGTTGTCAATATTTTTGTTTACAAAAACGGAACTTCGATCTCAACTGATTATGATATACAGCAGTCATTAAATTTCTCACCGACTATCACAACAGGCGTTGGAAATAACGGCTCACTTGTTACTGATTATTCATTATCACAGAATTATCCTAATCCTTTCAATCCGACTACAAATATCAGATACTCAATTCCGAAAGACGGAAACGTAACTTTCAAAGTATATGATATGCTTGGAAACGAAATCGGAACATATGTAGATGGTATTCAGCAAGCCGGTACATATTCAGTAGTATTTGACGGAGCTAATCTATCAAGCGGAATTTATTACTACAAACTCGAAGCAAACGGCTTCAGCGAAACCAAAAAAATGATGTTGGTTAAATAA
- the bcp gene encoding thioredoxin-dependent thiol peroxidase, whose amino-acid sequence MLKVGDKAPEFTLISDEGKNVSLKDLRGKKVVLYFYPKDDTEACTEEACSFRDNIKVIEKKNAVVIGVSKDNTKSHVKFKKKYDLNFPLLSDENREMLEAYGVWKEKSMFGKKYMGIIRTTFIIDEKGIIKEIWDKVSVKGHIEDVISKL is encoded by the coding sequence ATGTTAAAAGTTGGTGATAAAGCGCCCGAGTTCACTTTAATAAGTGATGAAGGTAAAAATGTTTCATTAAAAGATTTAAGAGGCAAAAAAGTTGTTTTGTATTTCTACCCAAAGGATGATACGGAAGCATGCACAGAAGAAGCATGTTCATTCCGTGATAACATTAAAGTTATCGAAAAGAAAAACGCAGTTGTCATCGGTGTAAGTAAAGATAACACTAAGTCACATGTAAAATTCAAAAAGAAGTATGACCTTAACTTTCCTTTGCTCAGTGATGAAAACAGAGAAATGCTTGAAGCTTACGGAGTATGGAAAGAAAAAAGTATGTTCGGAAAAAAATATATGGGCATAATAAGGACTACTTTTATCATAGATGAAAAAGGAATTATAAAAGAAATCTGGGATAAAGTTTCCGTTAAAGGTCATATAGAAGATGTAATATCAAAATTATAG
- the pyk gene encoding pyruvate kinase — MIDKKTKIICTIGPSVESVDMIVQLINAGMDSARLNFSHGEHSKHKDYITNIREACKITGKQIAIIADLQGPKIRVGKLENGFITLVENAEIQITSEEILGNEAVFCTTFPGLIQELKVGEILLLDDGNIKLLITEIKRTKPEVTCKVIIGGILKQNKGINIPFSALSLPSLTEKDMNDLDFAINNGVDFIAMSFVRTLDDIKLLKGILRSRSKELPIIAKIERPEAIQNIDEIIEAADMIMVARGDLGVEISVEEVPQLQKMIIKKCNAKIKPVITATQMLESMINDQSPTRAEASDVANSILDGTDCVMLSAETSTGLYPLQAVSMMKKIIQKTETHKKTTYFNEIFVEDSPENILHTICNSACMIAERVSAKVIIAVPTITGNTPLIISNHRPAAQIIAVGFDEKKLKRLKLVWGVESMLTTEQDDLQTIIDDIKSRLVANDYFQKGDRIVIVSRNPIPQAPSANDIMVTTI; from the coding sequence TTGATAGACAAGAAAACTAAAATAATTTGCACGATCGGGCCTTCGGTGGAATCAGTTGATATGATTGTACAGCTAATAAACGCAGGAATGGATTCTGCGCGCTTGAACTTCTCTCACGGTGAACACAGCAAACACAAAGATTACATTACAAATATCCGCGAAGCCTGTAAAATCACAGGCAAACAAATCGCAATTATTGCAGACCTCCAGGGACCAAAGATAAGAGTCGGTAAATTAGAGAATGGATTCATAACTCTCGTAGAAAATGCTGAAATACAAATTACTTCAGAAGAAATTCTTGGCAACGAAGCAGTATTCTGCACAACATTTCCGGGACTGATTCAGGAGCTTAAGGTCGGTGAAATTTTATTGCTTGATGACGGCAACATAAAACTTTTAATAACAGAAATAAAAAGAACTAAACCCGAAGTTACCTGTAAAGTTATCATCGGCGGAATTTTAAAACAGAACAAAGGCATTAATATTCCTTTCTCAGCTCTTTCACTTCCATCTCTAACTGAAAAGGATATGAATGATCTGGACTTTGCAATAAACAACGGAGTTGATTTCATCGCAATGAGTTTTGTTAGAACTCTTGACGATATTAAACTTCTTAAAGGCATCCTTCGCTCGCGCAGTAAAGAGCTGCCTATCATAGCAAAGATTGAAAGACCTGAAGCAATACAAAACATTGATGAAATAATTGAAGCAGCAGATATGATAATGGTTGCCCGGGGAGACCTTGGTGTTGAGATTTCTGTTGAAGAAGTTCCTCAGCTTCAGAAGATGATTATTAAAAAATGTAATGCAAAGATAAAACCTGTTATAACGGCGACACAAATGTTAGAGTCGATGATAAACGACCAGTCCCCTACACGCGCTGAAGCATCAGATGTTGCAAACTCTATCCTCGATGGAACTGACTGCGTAATGCTATCTGCGGAGACTTCTACGGGGCTTTATCCCCTGCAGGCAGTAAGCATGATGAAAAAAATTATTCAGAAAACCGAGACTCATAAGAAGACAACTTACTTCAATGAAATTTTCGTTGAAGATTCTCCTGAAAATATTTTACACACAATTTGTAACTCTGCCTGTATGATTGCAGAGCGTGTGAGCGCAAAAGTAATTATTGCAGTGCCTACAATTACAGGAAATACTCCTCTTATAATTTCAAACCACAGACCTGCAGCGCAGATCATTGCAGTCGGTTTTGACGAGAAGAAACTTAAGAGATTAAAATTAGTATGGGGTGTGGAGTCAATGCTTACAACTGAACAGGATGACTTGCAGACTATCATAGACGATATTAAGTCAAGGCTTGTTGCAAATGATTATTTCCAGAAGGGTGACAGAATTGTGATTGTTTCAAGAAATCCAATTCCGCAGGCTCCTTCTGCAAATGATATTATGGTCACCACAATTTAA
- a CDS encoding T9SS type A sorting domain-containing protein → MLRKFTISILAIGFISILYINLTAFPDGIFDTTKRPGTNSFDKGCICHNETQPAPEVKVLFFGPTSVRAGDTATFKLKITGGPDSAGGCNIASYYGKLTTSPLDPFVQIKENVYYGGTADSVRKNELTHTMPKPSLLDTITFTFRYIAPNVPNLVDTLYANGNSVIVDFDPHDDKWNFANNRLVSITSTGINDPSEVVKNFTLEQNYPNPFNPNTKISFTLDKASLVTLKVFDLNGKEVSSLINNKNYSIGNYSLNFDAAKLNLNSGVYFYKLEANGFSEVKKMMLIK, encoded by the coding sequence ATGTTACGAAAATTCACCATTTCAATTCTGGCGATAGGATTCATTTCAATTCTCTACATTAATTTAACAGCATTTCCCGACGGCATTTTTGACACAACTAAAAGGCCCGGCACGAACAGTTTTGACAAAGGATGTATCTGTCATAACGAAACACAGCCTGCACCTGAGGTTAAAGTTTTATTCTTTGGACCTACAAGTGTAAGAGCAGGGGACACTGCAACTTTTAAATTAAAAATTACCGGCGGACCTGATAGCGCAGGCGGATGCAACATTGCCTCATATTACGGGAAATTAACTACATCGCCGCTGGACCCATTTGTTCAGATAAAAGAAAATGTTTATTATGGTGGTACAGCAGATTCGGTTCGTAAAAATGAACTGACTCATACTATGCCTAAACCTTCATTACTGGATACAATTACATTTACATTCAGATACATTGCTCCGAATGTACCAAATTTAGTAGATACACTTTATGCAAACGGGAACTCGGTAATAGTTGACTTCGACCCTCATGATGATAAATGGAATTTTGCAAATAACAGACTAGTCAGTATTACTTCAACCGGGATAAATGATCCGTCTGAAGTTGTAAAAAACTTCACGCTTGAACAAAACTATCCTAACCCGTTTAATCCGAATACAAAGATAAGTTTTACTTTGGATAAAGCATCATTAGTAACTCTTAAAGTTTTTGATTTGAACGGAAAGGAAGTAAGTTCACTTATAAATAATAAAAATTACAGCATCGGAAATTACAGCTTAAACTTCGATGCAGCTAAACTTAATCTAAACAGCGGAGTTTATTTTTACAAGCTTGAGGCTAACGGTTTCAGCGAAGTGAAAAAAATGATGCTGATAAAATAA
- a CDS encoding T9SS type A sorting domain-containing protein, with product MKNSNTVYMSGGTGASGCVMKSTNGGLNWTVQSTSGLTGITSMDILQNGNTIYGYAICADGSVLKINETITGVENPSTIVPDNYSLEQNFPNPFNPTTTINYSLPVATDVSLKVYDALGNEVMSLVNGFKNAGTHSITMNASELTSGIYFYKLQAGNFVSTKKLTLIK from the coding sequence ATGAAGAACTCAAACACTGTTTACATGAGCGGTGGTACAGGTGCTTCAGGCTGCGTAATGAAAAGCACAAACGGCGGTTTAAACTGGACAGTACAATCAACATCAGGTCTTACTGGTATAACTTCAATGGATATTTTACAAAACGGAAATACAATCTATGGTTATGCAATTTGCGCAGACGGTTCAGTATTAAAAATCAACGAAACAATCACAGGTGTTGAAAATCCATCAACTATCGTTCCTGATAATTATTCATTAGAGCAAAACTTCCCAAATCCTTTCAATCCTACAACAACAATTAACTATTCATTACCTGTTGCTACAGATGTATCATTAAAAGTTTATGATGCATTAGGTAACGAAGTAATGAGCCTTGTTAACGGATTCAAGAATGCAGGAACACACTCAATTACAATGAATGCATCTGAATTAACTTCAGGTATCTATTTCTATAAATTACAAGCAGGTAACTTTGTATCAACAAAGAAACTTACTTTAATAAAATAA
- a CDS encoding SDR family NAD(P)-dependent oxidoreductase: MISFKNKTVFITGASSGIGKAAADLFAADGAKLLLCARRFEKLEQIKKEYEEKYNSKVHIFKLDVRNSDDVEREINALLEEWKDIDLLLNNAGLSRGLDKIQDGKIQDWDEMIDTNVKGLLYVSKNVIPLMMKKKYAHIINLGSIAGKELYPAGNVYCASKFAVDAITKGMRIDLMDTSIKVSTVDPGLVKTDFSLVRFRGDQERAKVPYMGIEALTPEDVAETIFYVATRNENVNIAEVTMFPKAQAGAAFILRKN, from the coding sequence ATGATTAGTTTCAAAAACAAAACCGTTTTCATAACAGGAGCATCAAGCGGAATAGGGAAGGCAGCTGCAGACTTATTCGCTGCCGACGGCGCAAAGCTATTACTCTGCGCAAGAAGATTTGAAAAGCTTGAACAGATAAAAAAAGAATACGAAGAAAAATATAATTCAAAAGTCCATATTTTTAAATTAGATGTCAGGAACAGTGACGATGTGGAGCGCGAAATAAATGCCCTGCTTGAAGAATGGAAGGACATTGATTTACTATTGAATAATGCCGGGCTCTCACGCGGACTGGATAAAATTCAGGACGGAAAAATTCAGGACTGGGATGAAATGATTGACACAAATGTGAAAGGTTTGTTATATGTTTCAAAAAATGTAATTCCTTTAATGATGAAAAAGAAATATGCTCACATAATAAATCTTGGTTCGATTGCAGGAAAGGAATTGTATCCTGCCGGAAATGTTTACTGCGCATCTAAGTTTGCAGTAGATGCCATTACTAAAGGAATGAGAATAGATTTAATGGACACTTCAATAAAAGTCTCGACTGTTGACCCCGGATTAGTGAAAACTGATTTTAGTCTTGTAAGATTCAGAGGAGATCAAGAACGGGCAAAAGTCCCTTACATGGGCATAGAAGCTTTAACTCCGGAAGATGTTGCTGAAACAATTTTTTATGTGGCTACAAGGAACGAGAATGTAAATATAGCGGAAGTAACTATGTTTCCTAAAGCGCAGGCCGGTGCAGCATTTATTTTAAGGAAAAACTAA
- a CDS encoding aquaporin family protein gives MNKYLTEFIGAFFLILVIGLTGNPLAIGAILMVMIYMGGNISGGHYNPAVTLGVFIRGKIDAKDMIMYWVFQLFGAIIAAFVVFVLTTKTMQVVPAVGRDFVKVILCEVLGTFALVSVVLNVATTKKAAGNSYFGLAIGFTVLASAFAFGPISGGAFNPAVALGPQIVDAIKGGSSIMYSWYYIVGCFAGGAIAAIVFRICNPDEYQA, from the coding sequence ATGAATAAATACCTAACCGAGTTCATCGGCGCATTTTTTCTAATCCTTGTAATAGGATTAACCGGCAATCCTCTTGCAATCGGAGCAATCCTGATGGTAATGATTTATATGGGAGGAAATATTTCAGGCGGACATTATAATCCTGCTGTTACTCTTGGAGTTTTCATCAGAGGAAAAATTGACGCAAAAGATATGATAATGTACTGGGTATTCCAGTTATTCGGCGCTATCATTGCAGCCTTTGTGGTATTTGTTCTTACAACTAAAACAATGCAGGTTGTTCCTGCTGTTGGCAGAGACTTCGTAAAAGTTATTCTTTGTGAAGTACTTGGTACATTTGCTTTAGTTTCTGTAGTGCTGAATGTAGCAACTACAAAAAAAGCTGCAGGTAACAGTTACTTCGGTCTGGCAATCGGTTTTACAGTACTTGCATCTGCATTTGCATTCGGACCAATATCCGGCGGAGCATTCAATCCTGCCGTGGCATTAGGACCGCAGATTGTTGACGCAATTAAAGGCGGCTCTTCAATTATGTACAGCTGGTATTATATCGTCGGATGTTTTGCAGGCGGAGCTATTGCAGCAATTGTTTTCAGAATTTGTAATCCTGACGAGTATCAGGCATAA
- a CDS encoding DinB family protein codes for MIEIIKNDLWKQFGAALDMFENAIEKCPAELWNNKDTIVWYWAFHTLFYTDYYLSEDPDNFHPPVPFTLSEFEEGTMPPKVYTKEELISYTKFCREKCRKLLSGLTEEKAKMRWINKWKNYSIFEMLIYNLRHVQHHTGQLNLLLGQIDHDLPVWVSQTKVALN; via the coding sequence ATGATAGAGATTATAAAAAACGATTTGTGGAAACAGTTCGGCGCTGCACTCGATATGTTTGAAAATGCTATTGAGAAATGTCCGGCTGAATTATGGAACAATAAAGATACCATTGTCTGGTATTGGGCATTCCATACTTTATTTTACACTGATTATTATTTATCGGAAGACCCTGATAATTTTCATCCTCCTGTACCATTTACACTTTCAGAATTTGAGGAAGGGACTATGCCCCCAAAAGTTTATACAAAGGAAGAGTTAATCAGCTACACAAAGTTTTGCCGGGAAAAGTGCCGGAAACTTCTCTCAGGATTAACTGAAGAAAAGGCAAAGATGCGATGGATAAACAAATGGAAGAATTACAGTATATTTGAAATGTTAATTTATAATCTAAGGCACGTCCAGCATCATACCGGACAGCTGAATTTATTATTAGGTCAGATAGATCACGATTTACCTGTATGGGTGTCGCAAACGAAAGTAGCACTTAATTGA
- a CDS encoding ABC transporter permease yields the protein MKYSYLIKESLRGFNSAKLSTLASVSTIALSLIIIGIYFFISVNSSSYTKKIKDKVELEVFLQDGYSINELDSLKENLKRLGGVKQITFVSKEEAAKIFEKEYGKEMLEILEGNPLPSSFKLALYDEYKTVDKVEKLKKQISELGFVSDVIYPKKNLEMVDKNFSSILSLNLIILIVITISSIFLVSNTIRLVIASKEKLIYTMKLLGATKKFIRSPFLIEGFMQGLIGGIIASVFLYVLMEYVAGKLGEVNVYIEIGRFFYVLIVIVLGIILGIAGSAISIRRYLKFDS from the coding sequence TTGAAGTATTCATACTTAATAAAAGAATCATTACGAGGTTTTAATTCGGCAAAGCTAAGTACATTAGCTTCAGTCTCTACTATTGCCCTGTCACTGATAATCATAGGCATTTATTTTTTTATCTCGGTTAATTCTTCTTCGTACACAAAAAAAATAAAAGATAAAGTTGAGCTGGAAGTTTTTCTGCAGGACGGTTACTCTATAAATGAACTCGATTCTCTCAAAGAAAATTTAAAACGCCTCGGCGGAGTTAAACAGATTACATTTGTATCAAAGGAAGAAGCTGCTAAAATTTTCGAGAAGGAATACGGCAAGGAAATGCTTGAAATACTCGAAGGAAATCCCCTTCCCTCTTCATTCAAACTTGCTTTGTACGATGAATATAAAACGGTCGATAAAGTTGAAAAATTAAAAAAGCAGATTTCAGAGTTAGGATTTGTTTCAGATGTTATCTATCCTAAAAAAAATCTTGAAATGGTTGATAAGAACTTTTCATCCATTCTTTCACTCAATCTTATTATTCTTATAGTTATCACTATCTCTTCAATATTCTTAGTATCAAATACAATCCGGCTTGTAATTGCCTCCAAAGAGAAACTGATTTACACAATGAAGCTTCTCGGCGCTACCAAAAAATTCATCCGCTCACCTTTCTTGATTGAAGGATTTATGCAGGGACTCATAGGAGGAATTATTGCATCTGTTTTTTTATATGTCCTTATGGAGTATGTTGCAGGTAAGCTTGGAGAAGTGAATGTGTATATAGAAATAGGAAGATTCTTTTATGTCCTGATTGTAATAGTTCTCGGAATAATTCTCGGTATTGCAGGAAGCGCAATATCAATAAGACGATATTTAAAATTTGACAGTTAA
- a CDS encoding Na+:solute symporter translates to MHLIDWIIVALYFVISLLIGIVYSKRAGSSTENFFLSGRQLPWWLAGISMVATTFAADTPLAVTELVGQNGIAGNWLWWNMLIGGMMTVFFFSRLWRRANILTDVEFIELRYSGKSAAVLRGFKGIYMGIFMNTIIMGWVNLAMIKILIGMFPEYVNEGNAILYVGICMVLTAGYSALSGLWGVAVTDAFQFILAMGGCIVLAVIVVNSPQIGGIDGLQAKLPDWALRFTPQITSETPVADTSGALAMTISSFLAFIGIQWWASWYPGAEPGGGGYIAQRMMSAKDEKNSLFATLFFQIAHYCLRPWPWILVGLSSLILYPDLSHADKGLGFVKAMNDFLPVGLKGLLLAAFFAAYMSTISTHLNWGTSYFINDFYKRFIKKDGSEKSYVTVSRLMTIVFMILSILVTTQMKSISGVWSFVIECGAGLGLVLILRWFWWRVNAIAEIAATVTPFIVYGVLYFGKFNIQFPQSLYVIVPITTLVWIIAMYLTKPVDDEKLTSFYRQVHPGGIGWKKISDKLTDVTPDSGYFFLFVDWACGIVLVYMFLFGMGKILFHDYLMGSVFILIGLAAAGVIFWDLNRRGWKSIN, encoded by the coding sequence ATGCATCTAATAGATTGGATTATTGTAGCATTGTATTTTGTTATATCTCTGCTGATTGGAATTGTTTACTCTAAAAGAGCCGGAAGTTCCACTGAAAATTTTTTCCTTTCTGGTAGACAGCTTCCATGGTGGCTTGCGGGTATATCGATGGTGGCAACAACGTTTGCTGCCGATACTCCCCTGGCTGTAACTGAGTTAGTCGGACAAAACGGTATCGCGGGCAACTGGCTATGGTGGAATATGCTTATTGGCGGAATGATGACTGTGTTCTTTTTTTCAAGATTATGGAGACGCGCAAATATTTTAACCGATGTTGAGTTTATTGAATTGAGATACTCAGGTAAATCTGCAGCAGTGCTGAGAGGATTTAAAGGAATTTACATGGGTATCTTTATGAATACAATTATCATGGGCTGGGTAAACCTTGCAATGATAAAAATTCTTATAGGAATGTTCCCTGAATATGTGAATGAAGGCAATGCTATTTTGTATGTTGGAATTTGTATGGTCCTTACCGCAGGTTATTCAGCACTCTCGGGATTATGGGGAGTTGCAGTTACAGATGCATTTCAGTTTATTCTTGCAATGGGCGGTTGTATAGTTTTAGCAGTGATAGTTGTAAACTCACCGCAGATAGGAGGAATAGACGGCTTACAGGCAAAACTTCCTGACTGGGCATTAAGGTTCACTCCACAAATTACGAGCGAAACTCCCGTAGCCGATACAAGCGGCGCATTGGCAATGACCATTTCTTCATTCCTTGCTTTCATAGGCATACAATGGTGGGCTTCATGGTACCCGGGCGCAGAACCCGGCGGCGGCGGATATATTGCTCAAAGAATGATGAGCGCTAAAGATGAAAAAAATTCTTTGTTCGCAACTTTGTTTTTCCAGATTGCTCATTATTGCTTAAGACCATGGCCGTGGATTTTAGTAGGACTATCATCCTTAATTTTATATCCTGATTTATCGCACGCAGATAAAGGACTCGGCTTTGTAAAAGCTATGAATGATTTTCTTCCTGTAGGATTAAAAGGGTTATTACTCGCTGCATTTTTTGCCGCATACATGTCAACAATTTCAACTCACCTTAACTGGGGAACATCATACTTTATAAATGATTTTTATAAACGCTTCATCAAAAAAGACGGCAGTGAAAAAAGTTATGTTACTGTCTCACGCTTAATGACAATCGTCTTTATGATACTTTCTATTTTAGTAACAACACAGATGAAAAGTATTTCCGGAGTTTGGAGTTTCGTTATTGAATGCGGCGCAGGTTTAGGATTGGTCTTAATATTAAGATGGTTCTGGTGGAGAGTAAATGCTATTGCAGAAATAGCTGCAACTGTTACTCCTTTTATAGTATACGGAGTTTTATATTTTGGAAAATTCAATATTCAGTTCCCGCAGTCGTTATATGTTATTGTTCCAATCACTACTTTAGTCTGGATAATTGCAATGTATCTTACAAAGCCCGTTGACGATGAAAAGTTAACTTCATTCTATAGACAGGTTCATCCGGGCGGTATAGGCTGGAAGAAAATTTCAGATAAACTTACTGATGTAACACCCGACTCAGGATATTTCTTTTTGTTTGTTGACTGGGCTTGCGGAATTGTTTTAGTATATATGTTCCTGTTCGGAATGGGTAAAATTTTATTCCATGATTATCTTATGGGCTCAGTATTTATATTAATAGGACTTGCAGCAGCAGGAGTAATTTTCTGGGACCTAAACAGAAGAGGATGGAAGTCCATCAATTAA